A stretch of DNA from Streptomyces venezuelae:
ATGTCCGGGCGGCGGCCGGGCCGTGCCCGGCCAGGGCCTACGCGTCGCCGGGGAGGAGGCGTTGGCCCAGTTCGCGGAAGCTCCATTCGCCGCGGCGGCGGGTGAACAGCCACACCAGGTCGTGGCGGTCCGGCCAGCCGGACGGCACGGAGGGCACCCGGTCCGCGCCCAGCGCGTGGATCAGCCGGGGGATGCCGGTGTGCTCCCAGCAGATCAGGACCGGCGCGGGGGCGGCCAGGGCGGCACGGGCCAGGGCCGCCTCCTTGCCGGCGGGGATCTCCGCGCGGACCGGCAGGCCCAGCGCCTCGGCCAGGCCGGCCACGGTCTGGCGGGACCGGGCGACCGGCCCGGCCGGGGCGAACACGGCGGCCGGCCGGGGCAGCACGGCCCCGCGGTCCGGTGCGAACAGCCGGGGCAGTTCCTCCGCGCGGCGGTGCCCGCGGCCGGCCAGCGATCCGGGGTCGTCGTTGCCTTCCTCGTCCTCGCCGGTGTCACCCGCGTACGGCTTCTCCGCGTGCCGGATCAGCATGATCAGGGTGTCCTTGACCTCTGCCTGCGGCGGACCGGCGGCCGGTCCGCGGGCGGGGTCCTCGGCGGAACAGCCGGCCAGGCCGGCCGCGAGCGGGGCGAGCGCGGCCAGCACGGTGCGGCGCCGGGGGCCGGCCGGGACGGATGCGTCTGCCATGCGCCTCACTGTCGCCCATGCCCGGGAGCCCCTCGGGGCGCGGCACGTCGTACGGGGTGCCGGTCAGCCGATCGGCGCACCCGGCCCGGCGTCCGGGCGCTCGTACGGGGAGGGGACCGGGTAGTACGCCTCCAGGAAGGCGGCCACGGCCCGCTGCTGCTCGGCCGGGGTCAGCTCGTCCCCGGCGTCGTCGGCCAGGCAGAAGGCATCGGCCCAGCGGTGGTGGACCAGGTCCGGGAGCCGGTGGATGTCGTCCTTCCAGCCGGTCCCGAAGTACTCGTGGGCGAGGTCGCCCTCGACGGCGCGGCCGGTGGCCAGGCCGAGGTGCAGGGCGAGTGTGACCGGGGCCAGGTCGGTGGCGCTGCGGAAGGCGGAGCGGCTGGTGGCGGCGAGCTGCTCGGGGAAGCGCTCCTCGGCGGCGGCGCAGAGGGAGCGGCTCAGCGGGTAGGGGGTGTGCGCCAGGATGCGGACGTACGTACGGCCTGCGGCTTCTTCCACGGCGTGCCGGGTGGCCTTCTGCGAGGCGGTGTAGACGTCGTCCTCGGCGCCCGCCGTGTCCGGCGGGATGGCCCGCCAGTCGTGGAACACCTTGGGCAGGCCGGAGGGGAGGTAGTAGCCGGCGGGCTGCTGGGGGCGGCCCACGAAGATGTCGTCGTTGAAGTAGAGGAAGTGCTCGGCCAGCCCGGGGATGCGGTGCAGCTGGGTTTCGATGGCGTGCGAGTTGAAGACGGGGAGGGCCGCCGGATCGGCGAAGAGCTCCTCGTGGCGCACCACCGTGAGGCCGGGGTGGTCGGTGACCAGCCAGTCGGGGGTGGGGTTGTCGGTGACCAGGAAGATCCGGCGGATCCAGGGCGCGTAGGCGGCGATGGCGCGCAGGCAGTAGCGCAGCTCGCCGCGGTCGCGGTAGCGGTGGTCGGCGTCGTCGAAGGGGGTGGCGCCGTCGGGGCCGTCCAGGGCGGCGCGGGCCTCAAGCCGACGCCGGTTCCATGCGGGGTCGGCGGCGTCCACCCAGGTGATCACGGCGTCGACGGGGAAGTCGACGTCGGCGGCAAAGCTGCGGGCGAAGGCGTCGACGACCGGGTAGTCGCGGTCTCCGACGCGGGTGGTGGCGGTGGCCTCCAGGGAGGGCACCCACCAGCCGTAGGGGGTTTCACGGAGGGCGGCGATACCGCCGGTGCCGTCGCCGTCCGGGTCCCAGAACTCCAGCTCGCAGCCGTGGTCGGAGCCGTAGTGGAGGGTGCGGCCGGTGGTGACGACGGGCTGGTAGAGGCGGATGCCCTTGACGCGGACGCCTGCGGCGGGCGGCTCGTCGGTGGCTGTATCTGCTGTGTCTGCTGCGTCTGCTGCGTCTGCGGGCCGATTCTCGATCTCCGCGACCGCCTCCGGAAGGCGTTCCGCCAGGACGTTCCCGAGCTCCCCCTCGTCGCCGAGGAGCTGCGCGTACACCGGCAGGCCGGTGAACGCCTCGGCCCAGGCCTTGAGCGCCGGCTCCCGGTCTCCGGGGGCGACCGCGACCCGGTGCAGCAGGCCGCCGTCCGGTACCAGGCCGTAGGTCAGCCCGGCCGCCTCCAGGACCTCGGCGGCGGCGCGCAGGTTGCCGTCGCGGGCGGCGCCGGGCAGCAGGTCGTCGCGGATCCGGGCGAGCCGGCCGCGGTGGCGGACCACCCCGGGCAGCGCCTCCAGCAGCTCGTCCTCGCGGGTCTTCGGCGGCGCGGGCGCCGCCCCGGCGGCCGGGTCGGTCAGCCGTTCTCGCCGGTCGGCGCCGGGCTGGGACGGTACGGCGGACCGCAGGACGGCAATGGCTCCCGGGGTCCGGCTGAGCACCGCCCGCGCCACGCGACGGATCTTCTGCGGCAACGGAAGGCAGTTCTTGCCACGCATCGGTCACCTCGTGGGTATGTGCCGGTTGCAGGGCACCCGAGGTGACGGGACCTGGCAGGGGCGGATGCCGGTGTTCACCCCCACCCTTCCTGCCATTCATGATCCATTCAAGGGGCGGTTGCCTCTTCAACCGCGTTTGCGCGCGGCGCGGAGCCATTCCCGGTTCATGGCGGCGATGGACGGCAGCGGGATGCCCTTCGGGCAGGCCGTGGCGCATTCGCCGGTGAGGGTGCAGCCGCCGAAGCCCTCGGCGTCCATGGTGGCCACCATGTCCAGCACCCGGGACTCGCGCTCGGGCGCGCCCTGCGGCAGTACGTTGAGGTGGTTGACCTTGGCGGAGGTGAACAGCATCGCCGAGCCGTTCGGGCAGGCCGCCACACAGGCGCCGCAGCCTATGCACTCGGCGTGCTCGAAGGCCTGGTCTGCGTCGGCCTTGGGCACGGCGGTGGCGTGGGCCTCGGGGGCCGAGCCGGTCGGGGCGGTGATGTAGCCGCCGGCCTGGATGATCCGGTCGAAGGCCGTCCGGTCCACCACCAGGTCCTTGATCACCGGGAAGGCGGATGCCCGCCAGGGCTCGACGTCGATGGTGTCGCCGTCGGCGAAGGAGCGCATGTGCAGCTGGCAGGTGGTGGTCCGCTCGGGGCCGTGGGCATCCCCGTTGATCACCAGGCTGCAGGCTCCGCAGATGCCCTCGCGGCAGTCGTGGTCGAAGGCGACCGGGTCCTCCCCGCGCAGGATGAGGTCCTCGTTGAGGGTGTCGAGCATCTCCAGGAAGGACA
This window harbors:
- a CDS encoding phosphoglycerate mutase family protein, which codes for MADASVPAGPRRRTVLAALAPLAAGLAGCSAEDPARGPAAGPPQAEVKDTLIMLIRHAEKPYAGDTGEDEEGNDDPGSLAGRGHRRAEELPRLFAPDRGAVLPRPAAVFAPAGPVARSRQTVAGLAEALGLPVRAEIPAGKEAALARAALAAPAPVLICWEHTGIPRLIHALGADRVPSVPSGWPDRHDLVWLFTRRRGEWSFRELGQRLLPGDA
- a CDS encoding stealth family protein, with the protein product MRGKNCLPLPQKIRRVARAVLSRTPGAIAVLRSAVPSQPGADRRERLTDPAAGAAPAPPKTREDELLEALPGVVRHRGRLARIRDDLLPGAARDGNLRAAAEVLEAAGLTYGLVPDGGLLHRVAVAPGDREPALKAWAEAFTGLPVYAQLLGDEGELGNVLAERLPEAVAEIENRPADAADAADTADTATDEPPAAGVRVKGIRLYQPVVTTGRTLHYGSDHGCELEFWDPDGDGTGGIAALRETPYGWWVPSLEATATTRVGDRDYPVVDAFARSFAADVDFPVDAVITWVDAADPAWNRRRLEARAALDGPDGATPFDDADHRYRDRGELRYCLRAIAAYAPWIRRIFLVTDNPTPDWLVTDHPGLTVVRHEELFADPAALPVFNSHAIETQLHRIPGLAEHFLYFNDDIFVGRPQQPAGYYLPSGLPKVFHDWRAIPPDTAGAEDDVYTASQKATRHAVEEAAGRTYVRILAHTPYPLSRSLCAAAEERFPEQLAATSRSAFRSATDLAPVTLALHLGLATGRAVEGDLAHEYFGTGWKDDIHRLPDLVHHRWADAFCLADDAGDELTPAEQQRAVAAFLEAYYPVPSPYERPDAGPGAPIG
- a CDS encoding succinate dehydrogenase/fumarate reductase iron-sulfur subunit, with product MKLNLRVWRQPDADAPGSMVTYQVEDISADMSFLEMLDTLNEDLILRGEDPVAFDHDCREGICGACSLVINGDAHGPERTTTCQLHMRSFADGDTIDVEPWRASAFPVIKDLVVDRTAFDRIIQAGGYITAPTGSAPEAHATAVPKADADQAFEHAECIGCGACVAACPNGSAMLFTSAKVNHLNVLPQGAPERESRVLDMVATMDAEGFGGCTLTGECATACPKGIPLPSIAAMNREWLRAARKRG